One window of the Pyrus communis chromosome 17, drPyrComm1.1, whole genome shotgun sequence genome contains the following:
- the LOC137723622 gene encoding receptor-like protein kinase ANXUR2, producing MGFLARFISRFFSRRSNDGDQNKTRCNRTAQSQNRAFAEGFCRRFSLSEMRAATRCFSNSLRIASDGYGSVYKGTIDSDNVVAIKRFVGDSKEQFRTEVQLLCQLRHPNIISIIGFCEEKEECLIVYNYMSNGALSKYLDNPLDRDPVLQLSWKQRLNICIGVASALQHLHTGVKHSIVHRFVNSSNILLDEQFVPKLSDFGRCMTGPRTLSNGLIRWDSVTVDGTYGCIAPEAFSGQLTEKSDVYSFGLVLLEALCGKSRPVDILNSLKTGETSLDMIDPFLTRQIAPDCLKKFVDIIQRCVRPSGAERHTMGEVEVELENALQLQESADAVKQPFSINS from the coding sequence ATGGGGTTTCTTGCACGGTTTATCTCGCGTTTCTTTTCTCGTCGGAGCAATGACGGTGATCAAAACAAGACCAGATGCAACCGCACAGCACAAAGCCAGAACCGGGCCTTTGCGGAAGGCTTCTGCCGTCGGTTTTCACTCAGCGAGATGAGAGCAGCAACTCGATGTTTCAGCAACAGCTTACGTATTGCTTCAGATGGCTACGGCTCGGTGTACAAAGGTACTATCGACAGCGACAACGTGGTTGCAATCAAACGCTTTGTGGGAGATTCAAAAGAGCAGTTCAGGACGGAGGTGCAGCTACTTTGCCAGCTGCGCCACCCAAACATTATCTCCATCATCGGATTCTgcgaagaaaaagaagagtgcCTCATCGTTTACAACTACATGTCCAATGGTGCCCTCTCTAAGTACCTGGATAATCCCCTCGATAGGGATCCAGTACTACAACTGTCGTGGAAACAAAGGTTGAATATCTGCATCGGGGTGGCGAGTGCATTACAACACCTCCACACCGGGGTTAAGCATTCTATTGTCCATCGATTTGTGAATAGTTCCAATATTCTATTGGATGAACAGTTCGTGCCAAAGCTTTCCGACTTTGGGAGGTGCATGACGGGCCCTCGTACTCTGTCGAATGGATTAATTAGATGGGACTCCGTGACGGTAGATGGTACATACGGTTGTATTGCTCCAGAGGCTTTCTCTGGCCAACTCACGGAAAAATCTGATGTCTACTCATTTGGATTGGTGTTATTGGAAGCCTTGTGTGGAAAATCTCGGCCGGTAGATATTTTGAATTCACTGAAAACGGGTGAAACTTCTCTTGATATGATCGATCCATTTCTGACGAGACAAATAGCTCCGGACTGTTTGAAGAAATTTGTGGACATCATCCAGAGATGTGTTCGCCCTAGCGGAGCTGAACGGCACACAATGGGGGAAGTGGAGGTGGAACTAGAGAACGCACTACAGCTGCAGGAAAGTGCAGATGCCGTCAAACAGCCCTTCTCTATCAATTCCTGA
- the LOC137723621 gene encoding putative disease resistance protein At1g50180 yields the protein MAESVVSFVVDRLGDLLIEKATFLHGVKQNVEQIRVELSRMQCFLKDADKRQDEDESIRNWVSEIREVAYDAEDVIGSFTIKIAPPISNPLKRYACFFSRASNLYGVGSEIEAIKARISDLTRSTQTYGLTVVRDHQGSSSIAFEKQKQLRWSYSHVIDDHIVGLQGNINELVAELMSEEKQGRVVSICGMGGLGKTTLAKEVYRNDHVRRYFDGSAWAYISQQCKPRDVWEGILIKLTSPSKEERDHILKLRDEELAKKLYQVQIEKKYLVVLDDIWSIEAWKILSPAFPSSGKGCSRILLTTRNKDLASFVDRSGLHEPRNLTEEEGWELLQKKAFPRNGDPDFTRSIDKEQLGREMVKKCAGLPLAIVVLGGLLATKETVHEWDIVLRDILSYLKRAKGHEQHSTVPEVLALSYHDLPFQLKPCFLYLSHFPEDFEIPRRKLVQLWIAEGIVSPHHEAEGDETIEDVAERYLGYLINRCMVQVGALSSTGRIKTCRLHDLMRDLCLSKAKQENFLQNVHYSDEGMMVDSSSSRMLSEATSTGKTRRLAVFLPSHVDNLIPSKYKEDSSLSLRSLVYFHASKCRLVSWQLTKTILEFKMLKVLDLEGVKGPYEKLPKDIGGLVQLQFLSLKKTRIQALPSSIGNLIHLKTLNLQTISKLSWDPTVQIPNVIWKMEGLRHLYLPKWCGNAVDKLQLGNLINLQTLVNFPANKCDVEDLRKLTNLRKLVLNDPKHFNSLMKIFNPQSRTLSCLESLSLTSETLSFPDEVVDVRQVMLSCRRLQKLHVQGRIEKLPEYHQFPPNLAKLTLWGTKLEEDPMPTLEKLPNLRILSGWQMFMGKKMVCSNQGFPKLRSLLLRGFSKLEDWTMEEGAMPSLCRLEISNCTKLKTIPDSLRFVKTLQELEIYGCLFKINIGSEGENFYKVQHVPSIVVRN from the exons ATGGCAGAGTCTGTGGTATCCTTTGTTGTTGACAGGCTTGGGGACCTGCTGATTGAAAAAGCCACCTTCTTACACGGGGTCAAGCAAAACGTCGAGCAGATCCGAGTCGAACTGAGTCGGATGCAATGCTTCTTGAAAGATGCCGATAAGAGGCAAGACGAGGATGAAAGCATTCGGAATTGGGTTTCCGAGATTAGAGAAGTTGCTTATGATGCAGAGGATGTCATTGGAAGTTTCACCATCAAAATTGCACCACCAATTTCCAATCCGCTAAAAAGGTACGCTTGTTTTTTCAGCCGGGCTTCAAACCTTTATGGAGTTGGGTCTGAGATTGAGGCCATCAAAGCTAGAATTTCTGACCTTACTAGAAGTACACAAACTTACGGCTTGACTGTTGTAAGAGATCATCAAGGCTCATCGAGTATTGCGTTTGAGAAGCAAAAACAATTGAGGTGGTCTTATTCCCATGTTATTGATGACCATATCGTTGGTTTACAAGGAAACATAAACGAACTAGTGGCGGAGCTCATGAGTGAAGAAAAACAAGGTCGAGTTGTGTCCATCTGTGGGATGGGCGGGTTGGGGAAGACCACTCTCGCCAAGGAAGTTTACCGCAATGATCATGTTAGGCGGTATTTTGACGGTTCTGCGTGGGCTTACATATCTCAACAATGCAAACCAAGAGATGTTTGGGAAGGCATTCTGATTAAGCTAACCTCTCCGTCGAAAGAGGAGAGGGATCACATTTTGAAATTGAGAGACGAAGAGCTTGCAAAGAAGCTTTATCAAGTTCAAATAGAGAAGAAATATTTGGTGGTTCTTGATGACATTTGGTCGATTGAGGCCTGGAAAATTCTAAGTCCTGCCTTTCCATCGTCGGGAAAAGGGTGCAGCAGAATATTGCTTACAACTCGTAACAAGGACTTAGCTTCCTTTGTAGACCGAAGCGGTCTTCATGAGCCGAGGAACTTAACTGAAGAAGAGGGTTGGGAGTTGCTTCAGAAGAAGGCATTTCCAAGAAATGGTGATCCGG ATTTTACCAGAAGCATAGATAAGGAGCAGTTAGGGAGGGAAATGGTGAAAAAGTGTGCTGGCTTGCCTTTGGCCATTGTTGTGCTTGGAGGACTTTTGGCCACTAAAGAAACAGTGCACGAGTGGGATATCGTCCTCAGAGATATTCTTTCATATCTAAAGCGAGCCAAAGGGCATGAGCAGCACTCTACGGTACCTGAGGTTTTGGCTTTGAGTTATCATGATTTGCCTTTCCAACTGAAACCCTGTTTCCTTTATTTGAGCCATTTTccggaagattttgaaattccGAGGAGAAAACTGGTTCAATTATGGATTGCAGAAGGCATTGTATCGCCACACCATGAAGCAGAGGGAGATGAAACAATAGAGGATGTTGCAGAACGCTACTTGGGTTACTTGATTAATAGGTGTATGGTTCAAGTGGGAGCTCTCAGCTCAACCGGAAGAATTAAAACTTGCCGCCTGCATGATCTTATGCGTGACTTGTGCTTGTCGAAAGCAAAGCAGGAAAATTTTCTCCAGAATGTTCACTATTCGGATGAAGGTATGATggtggattcttcttcttctcgcaTGCTTTCTGAAGCAACATCAACTGGTAAAACTCGCAGACTTGCTGTCTTCTTACCTTCACATGTTGATAATCTTATCCCGTCTAAATACAAAGAAGATTCCAGCCTCAGTCTCAGGTCACTTGTATATTTCCATGCAAGCAAGTGTAGATTGGTAAGTTGGCAGCTTACAAAAACAATTTTGGAGTTCAAAATGCTCAAAGTTCTCGACCTTGAAGGTGTCAAGGGACCGTACGAAAAGTTACCTAAAGATATCGGGGGCTTGGTTCAGTTGCAGTTTCTAAGTTTGAAGAAAACACGTATACAAGCATTGCCATCATCCATCGGCAATTTGATCCACTTGAAAActctaaatttgcaaaccataaGCAAATTGAGTTGGGACCCGACAGTGCAAATTCCAAATGTGATTTGGAAGATGGAAGGGCTAAGACATTTATATCTTCCCAAATGGTGTGGCAATGCAGTTGATAAGCTGCAACTGGGAAATCTGATTAACTTGCAGACACTCGTAAACTTTCCTGCAAACAAATGTGACGTAGAAGATCTTCGAAAGTTGACCAATCTTAGAAAATTGGTGTTGAATGATCCAAAACATTTCAATAgtttgatgaaaattttcaatcccCAAAGCAGAACGTTAAGCTGCCTCGAGTCTTTGTCCTTGACGAGTGAGACACTTTCATTCCCTGATGAGGTTGTTGATGTTAGACAAGTAATGTTAAGTTGTCGCCGTCTTCAAAAATTGCACGTGCAAGGGCGGATAGAGAAGCTGCCAGAATACCATCAGTTCCCTCCAAACCTTGCCAAGTTAACGTTGTGGGGCACTAAACTTGAGGAAGATCCAATGCCAACACTGGAAAAACTGCCGAACTTGAGAATTTTAAGTGGATGGCAAATGTTCATGGGGAAGAAAATGGTCTGCTCTAACCAAGGTTTCCCAAAACTCAGGTCTCTACTCCTCCGAGGGTTTTCTAAGTTAGAGGATTGGACGATGGAAGAAGGAGCCATGCCTAGTCTTTGTCGTTTGGAAATATCAAATTGCACCAAACTGAAGACGATTCCGGATTCTCTGAGGTTTGTGAAAACACTTCAGGAATTGGAGATATACGGATGCCTATTCAAGATCAACATTGGAAGTGAAGGAGAGAATTTTTACAAAGTGCAACACGTACCGTCCATTGTAGTTCGCAACTGA
- the LOC137723417 gene encoding receptor-like protein kinase FERONIA has translation MGFSSSTAQSVMSRFFNNLWKKCAPYSSDHRRKPTDTDRDEAKWAFPEELCRRFSFAEIIATTQNFNKRLGRGNADVYLGYTNLNGVTSTVAIKRIRGAHFDIQQGREFKAEVQLLCQLRHPNVISLTGFCQDKVEYAIVYDYMSNGSLSDSLFNPYNNNKNPLSWKQRLNICIGVARAIHYLHAGVKHAVIHRDVKCDNILLDQNLEAKLSNFRLSKLGPPSLSNALIRLNSDSGVSGSVGYLDPEYLMSYQLTEKSDVFSFGVVLFEVLHANSRVILQRHMARPADILDPFLMGKIAPDCLIKFLDIVRPTGAQRPKMGEVEVELELALELQERADAEKELRTTSTPLDQPADCAYGYEGISVSDFNETFSSLFMSRHSPVVSPTRSADFSVLSDDDGSSEFEYSGR, from the coding sequence ATGGGATTTAGTAGTAGTACCGCACAGTCAGTTATGTCACGTTTCTTCAATAATTTGTGGAAGAAATGTGCACCATATTCATCTGATCATAGAAGAAAACCTACAGATACAGATCGAGATGAAGCTAAATGGGCGTTTCCAGAAGAATTGTGTCGTCGGTTTTCATTCGCGGAGATCATAGCAACAACTCAAAACTTCAATAAAAGGCTAGGGAGGGGCAATGCAGATGTCTACCTAGGATACACCAATCTCAACGGGGTAACTTCCACGGTTGCAATCAAACGCATCCGCGGTGCACATTTCGATATTCAGCAGGGACGCGAGTTCAAGGCAGAGGTGCAGCTCCTGTGCCAGTTGCGCCACCCCAATGTCATCTCTCTAACCGGATTCTGCCAAGACAAGGTAGAGTATGCCATTGTTTACGACTACATGTCCAACGGTTCTCTCTCTGATTCTCTTTTCAATCCTTATAACAATAATAAGAATCCGTTGTCTTGGAAGCAAAGGCTGAATATCTGCATTGGAGTGGCTCGCGCAATACACTACCTTCACGCAGGGGTTAAACATGCTGTCATCCACCGAGACGTCAAATGCGACAACATACTATTGGACCAAAACTTAGAGGCCAAGCTTTCTAACTTCCGGCTGTCCAAGTTGGGTCCTCCTTCTTTGTCAAATGCGTTAATCAGATTGAACTCTGATTCCGGGGTGTCAGGTTCAGTCGGATATCTTGATCCAGAGTATCTTATGTCTTACCAGCTTACGGAAAAATCTGATGTCTTCTCGTTTGGTGTGGTGTTATTCGAAGTTTTGCATGCCAATTCAAGAGTGATACTACAAAGACATATGGCTCGTCCAGCTGATATTCTAGACCCATTTCTCATGGGAAAAATAGCTCCCgattgtttgataaaatttttGGACATCGTCCGCCCTACAGGAGCCCAACGGCCCAAGATGGGTGAAGTGGAGGTGGAACTTGAGCTTGCACTGGAGCTGCAGGAGAGAGCAGATGCCGAAAAGGAGCTGAGGACAACTAGCACTCCTCTTGATCAGCCTGCCGACTGTGCCTACGGTTATGAAGGGATATCAGTTTCCGACTTTAATGAGACTTTCTCATCTCTATTCATGAGTAGACACAGTCCAGTAGTTAGCCCAACCAGGTCTGCTGATTTTTCAGTACTTTCTGATGACGACGGTAGCTCTGAATTCGAATATTCTGGCCGGTAA
- the LOC137723418 gene encoding receptor-like protein kinase FERONIA codes for MMGFSTTAESASCFFFSSWKKLASWDKSRKRRPSQDWAFMEELCRRFSLAEIIAATECFNDKFHIGGSAVSSVYKGYINGGATVVAIKRFTGSRLDFRNEVLLSCQLRHPNLLPVIGFCEEKEQLILVYDYMAKGTLSSKLFKRADLDPLPWRQRLNICIGIARALHYLHAGLKHAIVHRDMKCSIILLDEKFEARVSNLLTFKMGPPSLSNKFIRVTSDRIVGTFGYIDPEYIHLEQFTEKSDVYSFGMVLLEVLTAKWAKEFHTYTGRPDTLCDIMDPSLRGKIAPDCLQKFMDIVYRCVSPTGAARPSVGEVQVELECALELQDSADAKKDASLGLAGDYSYQGMSICEIDDIFSFLFRQLTTSDVSSLFE; via the coding sequence ATGATGGGTTTCAGTACCACTGCAGAGTCCGCCTcatgtttcttcttctcttcatgGAAGAAACTAGCGTCATGGGATAAAAGTAGAAAACGCAGACCAAGCCAAGACTGGGCCTTTATGGAGGAATTATGCCGCCGATTTTCGCTAGCTGAGATCATAGCAGCCACTGAATGCTTCAACGACAAGTTCCATATTGGTGGCAGTGCCGTGAGCTCAGTCTATAAAGGGTACATCAACGGCGGGGCAACTGTTGTTGCAATCAAGCGATTTACAGGCAGTAGACTAGACTTCAGGAATGAGGTGCTGCTGTCCTGCCAGCTGCGCCACCCCAACCTTCTCCCTGTTATTGGATTCTGTGAAGAAAAGGAGCAACTCATCCTTGTCTACGACTACATGGCCAAAGGTACCCTCTCTTCTAAGCTGTTCAAAAGAGCGGATCTTGATCCGCTGCCCTGGAGGCAGAGGCTGAACATATGTATCGGGATAGCACGCGCATTGCATTATCTCCATGCAGGGCTAAAACATGCTATTGTCCACCGCGACATGAAATGCTCCATCATACTATTGGATGAAAAGTTCGAAGCAAGGGTTTCAAACTTATTAACGTTCAAGATGGGTCCTCCTAGTTTGTCAAATAAATTCATACGAGTGACCTCTGATAGGATCGTGGGCACTTTCGGGTATATTGATCCCGAGTATATCCATTTGGAACAATTTACAGAAAAATCTGATGTCTACTCGTTTGGAATGGTGCTGCTGGAAGTGTTGACTGCCAAATGGGCAAAAGAGTTTCATACATACACAGGCAGGCCGGACACCTTATGCGATATAATGGACCCTTCTTTGAGGGGTAAAATAGCTCCTGATTGTTTGCAAAAATTTATGGATATCGTTTATAGATGTGTAAGTCCTACAGGAGCAGCGCGACCCTCAGTAGGCGAAGTGCAAGTGGAACTCGAGTGCGCACTGGAGCTGCAAGACAGCGCAGATGCCAAGAAGGACGCTTCCCTTGGTCTTGCAGGTGACTATAGCTACCAAGGGATGTCAATTTGTGAAATTGatgatattttctcatttttgtTTAGGCAGCTCACAACTTCGGATGTCAGCTCTTTGTTTGAATAA
- the LOC137721706 gene encoding putative wall-associated receptor kinase-like 16, producing the protein MELFSFYYFLYACLCVSLFYQPTQAQQEYLNNTHFNCSSNPAISKGYLCDGSVKSCQSFVTFRSRPPHDTAISIATLLASEASEIASVNKVSASDKIPSNRLVVVPVSCSCSGNIFQHFSPYTVTEGDTYYWTALGTFQGLTTCQSLIGQNYYDPEEIPVGAVLTVPVRCACPSENQTAEGITSLLTYIVAMNDTVTTIGEILGVNSQSILEANLLSRDSIIDPNTTVLVPLKSKKCPTSDGNFVADGSILENVDCIRNGKKFPAKLVTLLGIGIGFAFICVFLLCYYLYQCLKRRRTKTRKEKFFKQNGGFLLREKFSSYGISSNAKLFTAEELERATDNYNKSRFLGEGGYGTVYKGMLPDGTIVAVKRSRAIDENQIEQFINEVVILTQINHRNIVKLLGCCLETEVPLLVYEYISNGTLTHHIRQKKDSTESSLSWDYRLRIACEVAGAIAYMHSAASIPIYHRDIKSSNILLDHNYSAKVSDFGTSKSVPLDKTHLTTQVQGTFGYMDPEYFQSCKFTDRSDTYSFGVTLVEILTGHTPYSFAKDEGENLVASFISLTREDELVQILDPQVARDADVEQIRTIAELAKRCLRLNGAKRPSMKEVSTELEGLRNAQRCHETFQEDPIEQSIDFPMEIESASL; encoded by the exons ATGGAACTGTTTTCTTTCTATTATTTCCTCTATGCATGCCTGTGTGTGTCCCTATTTTATCAACCAACACAGGCTCAGCAGGAATACCTCAACAACACACACTTCAACTGCTCCAGTAACCCTGCCATATCAAAAGGGTACCTCTGTGATGGCAGTGTCAAGTCCTGCCAGTCCTTCGTCACGTTCAGATCGCGGCCACCCCATGACACCGCCATCAGCATCGCCACTCTCCTCGCCTCCGAAGCCTCAGAGATTGCCTCAGTTAACAAGGTTTCAGCAAGTGACAAGATTCCAAGCAACAGGTTGGTTGTAGTTCCAGTTTCTTGTTCATGTTCGGGCAATATCTTCCAGCACTTCTCTCCTTACACCGTGACAGAAGGCGATACGTATTATTGGACGGCCCTCGGCACTTTCCAAGGCCTGACTACATGTCAGTCTCTGATAGGTCAGAATTACTACGACCCTGAAGAGATTCCGGTGGGAGCAGTGTTAACAGTTCCGGTGAGATGCGCTTGTCCAAGCGAAAATCAAACTGCAGAAGGGATTACATCCCTGCTGACATATATAGTAGCCATGAACGATACAGTTACAACAATCGGAGAGATACTTGGGGTCAACAGTCAAAGTATACTGGAGGCAAATTTGTTGTCCCGGGACAGCATTATCGACCCTAATACAACTGTTCTTGTTCCCCTCAAAAGCAAGAAATGCCCTACTTCTGATGGTAATTTCGTTGCAGATGGGAGTATCCTAGAAAATGTCGATTGCATTCGCAACGGCAAAAAGTTTCCGGCGAAGTTGGTCACGCTGCTAG GTATTGGGATTGGGTTTGCATTCATATGCGTGTTCCTTTTATGCTACTATTTATATCAATGCCTGAAGAGAAGGAGAACCAAAACCCgtaaggagaaatttttcaagcAAAATGGGGGCTTCCTGTTGCGAGAAAAATTCTCATCTTATGGAATTAGTAGCAATGCAAAACTATTTACTGCAGAGGAGTTGGAGAGAGCAACAGATAACTACAACAAGAGCCGGTTTCTAGGGGAAGGAGGTTATGGCACAGTTTATAAAGGGATGTTACCTGACGGTACCATAGTAGCGGTTAAAAGGTCAAGGGCGATAGACGAAAATCAGATTGAGCAATTCATCAATGAAGTTGTCATTCTAACTCAAATCAATCATCGAAACATCGTGAAATTGCTTGGTTGTTGCTTGGAGACGGAGGTTCCATTGCTAGTATACGAGTATATTTCTAATGGAACTCTCACCCATCATATCCGTCAGAAGAAAGACTCCACCGAATCATCACTTTCGTGGGATTACCGTTTAAGGATCGCTTGTGAAGTTGCCGGAGCAATAGCTTATATGCACTCAGCAGCTTCAATCCCCATCTATCATAGAGACATCAAGTCGTCTAACATACTTCTAGACCATAACTACAGTGCTAAAGTATCCGACTTTGGGACTTCCAAATCAGTTCCCCTTGACAAAACTCACTTGACGACACAAGTACAGGGGACTTTCGGGTACATGGATCCCGAGTACTTCCAATCTTGTAAGTTCACAGACAGAAGTGATACCTATAGCTTCGGAGTTACGCTCGTGGAGATACTAACTGGACACACCCCATATTCTTTTGCAAAAGATGAAGGAGAAAACCTGGTTGCATCATTCATTTCATTGACGAGGGAAGATGAACTCGTTCAGATTTTGGATCCTCAAGTGGCTAGAGATGCAGATGTTGAGCAAATTCGCACGATTGCAGAGCTTGCAAAGCGGTGTTTGAGGCTGAATGGGGCAAAGAGGCCTAGTATGAAAGAGGTATCAACAGAGTTGGAAGGATTGAGGAACGCTCAAAGATGCCATGAAACGTTCCAAGAAGATCCTATAGAGCAAAGCATTGATTTCCCCATGGAAATTGAATCTGCATCGCTTTGA
- the LOC137721705 gene encoding uncharacterized protein, which translates to MSGTNVILTYKRKRQSRKDLVEGHECHDALFVAPSDTSPCREDLQVHLIEERSAKDYSRLEDKKQVKVSEPRQLTINSHKFLTSLNEGPSERDAYGSSSMDLSLENKSSHQKVGSSSNTNSEALVDDSNVGGRLVCRLTGNATEMTTDFVRPKSSSSSFERKSGSKCVGISLRLNVSNLEDTDSLSKNKVDNSCGDSAVQTKSTAPLITFCRRKKRRKDTDKSDIQRKSVPVENNCSLVTKLSNSVCANAASCDETSPENCSVNHETDLKHSIDEAQVLSSDDLKATEIPRLGRSLPYLDLSVIPTDSCGTVDCNFDLNLSPAKQPDADVPKTVGDSLDSTSRNHAAVLHKLSPPQMLAERTGRVETQASQLHRDRFEFLEVGARGKDDDDKVGSLISEEYTSKNKCLQLFPEEKTSDIFCPVITHPEVVASIATERRKVLQLGGQHDQPKQGSPMFLGPSLTEKPVFAGCAANTCFNTSPFLNSIIGTREFIRDAALQSSSSRLSSVLRHKLMYDSVVSQVKALNEKGGFHDKYMPYNTMWSEEELDFLWMGVRRYGRDNWNAMLRDPRLHFSPRRVERDLAEQWEEEQSKLFSGICVPQLGCNYFSGPKRGIWKENTADMTQVSLGDVDACRGGDVSRRPLFKSAYTCNNGNENHRRPLGYTKRTSRFEMGRDTHEDDEFSILNRSRRIRRGELLSTDVPTTCTGAQGNLPHWLREAVASPPPNVPSTVSSIAHSDRLNVTLAGFDRRESHLAPRNEMKVTCGGLRVNAPLFNYSSVGLGTGKQRRDHSRRDGKQEDVIIIASDGSSEETISDDRR; encoded by the exons ATGTCAGGGACCAACGTGATTTTAACGTACAAGCGAAAGCGGCAATCAAGAAAAGATCTTGTAGAGGGACATGAGTGCCATGATGCTCTTTTTGTTGCTCCGAGTGATACTTCTCCATGTAGAGAAGACTTGCAAGTTCATTTGATTGAAGAGCGTTCAGCCAAAGACTATAGCAGACTGGAGGATAAGAAACAAGTTAAAGTATCTGAGCCGAGACAATTGACAATTAATTCCCATAAATTTCTGACAAGTCTCAATGAGGGTCCCTCCGAAAGGGATGCGTATGGATCGTCTTCTATGGACCTATCATTGGAGAATAAGTCAAGTCACCAGAAAGTTGGCTCATCCTCAAATACTAATAGTGAAGCGTTGGTTGATGATAGTAATGTTGGAGGGAGGTTAGTTTGCAGGTTGACAGGGAATGCCACTGAAATGACTACTGATTTTGTCCGACcgaaatcatcatcatcatcatttgaaagaaaaagtgGCTCTAAATGTGTTGGTATATCACTAAGATTGAATGTATCAAACCTGGAAGACACTGATTCACTCTCTAAAAATAAGGTAGACAACTCATGTGGTGATTCAGCTGTGCAGACCAAGTCGACTGCCCCGTTGATTACTTTCTGccgaaggaaaaaaagaagaaaggataCAGATAAGTCTGATATACAAAGAAAATCTGTGCCTGTGGAAAACAATTGCTCATTGGTAACCAAATTGAGTAATTCTGTTTGTGCTAATGCCGCTTCATGTGACGAAACTTCCCCTGAAAACTGCTCAGTAAATCATGAGACAGATTTGAAGCACTCCATAGACGAAGCTCAAGTTTTGTCAAGTGATGATCTTAAAGCGACAGAAATCCCTCGTTTAGGCAGATCACTTCCTTACTTGGACCTGTCTGTTATCCCAACTG ATTCATGCGGCACCGTGGACTGCAATTTTGACTTAAACTTGAGTCCTGCTAAGCAACCTGACGCTGATGTGCCAAAAACTGTGGGGGACTCGTTGGATTCTACTAGCAGAAATCATGCCGCTGTATTACATAAACTGTCTCCTCCACAAATGTTGGCTGAGAGAACTGGAAGAGTGGAAACTCAAGCCTCACAATTACACAGAGATAGATTTGAATTTTTAGAAGTTGGTGCCAGAGGcaaagatgatgatgataaagTTGGTTCTCTGATTTCCGAGGAATATACTTCCAAAAATAAATGTCTGCAG CTGTTTCCAGAAGAAAAAACCAGTGACATTTTTTGCCCTGTGATAACACATCCTGAGGTAGTTGCTTCTATAGCTACAGAACGGAGAAAAGTTCTTCAGTTGGGAGGCCAACATGATCAACCAAAACAAGGATCTCCTATGTTTTTGGGTCCATCCTTAACAGAAAAACCTGTATTTGCAGGATGTGCTGCCAATACCTGCTTCAATACATCTCCCTTCTTGAACTCCATCATTGGAACAAGAGAATTCATCCGAGATGCAGCGCTCCAATCTTCTTCAAGCCGTTTATCATCAGTTTTGAGGCACAAGCTTATGTATGACAGTGTAGTAAGCCAAGTAAAAGCTTTGAATGAAAAGGGTGGTTTTCATGACAAATATATGCCATATAATACCATGTGGTCTGAAGAAGAGTTGGATTTTCTATGGATGGGCGTGAGAAGATATGGACGGGACAATTGGAATGCTATGTTAAGGGATCCAAGATTGCACTTCTCACCACGGAGGGTGGAAAGGGACTTAGCTGAGCAGTGGGAAGAGGAACAATCAAAACTTTTTAGTGGCATTTGTGTTCCCCAATTGGGATGCAACTATTTCTCGGGTCCAAAAAGAGGAATATGGAAAGAAAATACAGCAGACATGACCCAAGTTTCACTTGGCGATGTTGATGCTTGTAGAGGAGGTGATGTCTCGAGGAGGCCACTATTCAAGTCGGCTTATACTTGCAACAATGGCAATGAAAACCACCGGAGGCCTCTTGGTTACACAAAGAGGACATCACGTTTTGAAATGGGAAGGGACACACATGAAGATGATGAATTTAGTATTCtaaatagaagtagaagaattCGGAGGGGTGAGTTATTATCGACTGATGTCCCCACAACTTGCACTGGAGCACAGGGAAATTTGCCCCACTGGCTCAGAGAAGCTGTTGCTTCTCCACCCCCAAATGTGCCTTCAACTGTTTCATCAATTGCTCATTCAGACAGGTTGAATGTCACCCTTGCTGGTTTTGATCGTCGGGAATCACATTTGGCACCAAGGAATGAAATGAAGGTTACATGTGGTGGTTTAAGAGTAAATGCTCCTCTTTTCAACTACTCATCGGTAGGACTTGGGACGGGGAAACAGAGAAGGGATCATTCTCGTCGTGACGGTAAACAAGAAGACGTAATTATTATAGCCAGCGATGGTTCTTCTGAAGAGACTATATCTGATGATCGTAGGTAG